One part of the Sorangiineae bacterium MSr11954 genome encodes these proteins:
- a CDS encoding NAD-dependent epimerase/dehydratase family protein, which yields MGVAFVTGGSGFVGRALIGYLVRRGFQVRALARSSAAAETVRALGASAVDGDVHGNEAVLEAMKECDVVYHAAAFTQDWGDANEAWDVTVVGTENMLDLAQRAGVPRFVHVGTEAVLLDGAPIVMATEEKPIPRASIGIYPRTKAEAERRVLRANVPKFATVVVRPRFIWGKGDTTLLPKLVEAAQSGVLRWFDGGRYLTSTCHIDNVCEGLLKAAEHGRPGEVYFLTDGKPVEFRRMISAMLRTQGVAPPTKSMPRWLARMLARTTETLWRLLRLNGRPPLPYASFLLMGQEVTVDDSKARREIGYQGFMTIEEGLRRMHVSPAVPNDSDSLSIFA from the coding sequence ATGGGAGTCGCTTTCGTGACGGGAGGCTCGGGGTTCGTCGGTCGCGCGCTGATCGGATACTTGGTCCGGCGCGGATTTCAGGTGCGCGCGCTGGCACGCTCGAGCGCCGCAGCCGAGACCGTGCGCGCGCTCGGGGCATCCGCCGTCGATGGGGATGTTCACGGCAACGAAGCCGTGCTCGAGGCCATGAAAGAGTGCGACGTCGTGTACCACGCCGCGGCCTTCACCCAGGACTGGGGCGACGCGAACGAAGCGTGGGACGTCACCGTCGTGGGCACGGAGAACATGCTCGATCTGGCGCAGCGCGCGGGTGTCCCGCGCTTCGTGCACGTCGGCACCGAGGCCGTGCTCCTGGATGGAGCGCCCATCGTGATGGCCACCGAGGAAAAGCCCATTCCACGCGCGAGCATCGGCATCTACCCGCGCACCAAGGCGGAGGCCGAGCGCCGCGTCCTGCGCGCCAACGTGCCCAAGTTTGCCACCGTGGTGGTGCGCCCTCGTTTCATCTGGGGCAAGGGTGACACGACCTTGCTTCCCAAGTTGGTCGAGGCCGCGCAGTCCGGTGTTCTGCGCTGGTTCGACGGTGGGCGCTATCTCACGTCCACGTGCCACATCGACAATGTGTGCGAAGGCTTGCTCAAGGCGGCCGAGCATGGCCGCCCGGGCGAGGTGTACTTTCTCACCGACGGAAAGCCGGTCGAGTTCCGCCGGATGATCTCGGCCATGCTTCGCACGCAAGGCGTCGCGCCGCCCACCAAGTCGATGCCGCGCTGGCTCGCGCGCATGCTCGCGCGCACCACCGAGACCCTCTGGCGCCTTCTGCGTCTGAACGGCCGCCCGCCGCTCCCGTACGCCTCGTTTTTGCTCATGGGACAGGAGGTCACCGTCGATGACAGCAAGGCGCGCCGTGAGATTGGCTACCAAGGTTTCATGACCATCGAGGAGGGGCTCCGTCGCATGCACGTCTCGCCCGCTGTCCCGAACGACTCGGACAGCCTTTCAATTTTTGCATGA
- a CDS encoding efflux RND transporter permease subunit, with amino-acid sequence MSMLIVILGVVTIVRMPTDIFPDIDIPVVSIIWRYGGLAPEEMEKRIVSNCERILTTTVNDIEHIESQSLHGVAVIKVFFQPGANVDGATAQTSASVQTMMGGLPQGTTPPLIIRYSASNVPILQAAMGSDSLSEQQLFDYGVNFVRADMATVQGVQIPWPYGGKQRQIMIDIDPKRLFAWGLSPRDVQAALSQQNLVVPGGTAKIGADEYPVAINTSPDALEQLGALPVKTAANGATVYIRDVANVRDGNSPQTSMVHVEGKKSVLMSVLKAGSASTLDVVARIREMLPTTLAKLPKELKVSLLFDQSVFVRSAVGGVVTEAGIAAGLTAIMLLIFLGSWRSTIIVVISIPLSILVSIVILRFLGQTLNVMTLGGMALAVGILVDDATVAIENVHRQFAMKKPLIQAIVDGASEIAVPAFVSTLCICIVFVPVMFITGAAKSLFSPLALAVVFAMMTSYFLSRTLVPTLMMMLLGREALEHTEGHAHGPKSLAARMFARFNQGFEKLRSFYGGWLAWALANRRMAIGSFGVFVVISCALFPLVGRDFFPTVDAGLIKLHVRGVPGTRVEETEKEFMRIEDAIRAVIPAHEIDTMLDNIGVPNSGINLSLSEGALISPADGQIFIALKKEHAPTADYVRRIRRKLHEQFPNTTFFFLAPDISTQVLNFGLAAPIDVQVTGAPGNEEQTFGVAQKIANEMAKIPGAADIHFAQVTRAPQLRVDVDRTMAAQLGMTERDVAGDLLVSLSSSSQVSPSFWVDKRGVQYSIAVQTPQYQLDSIDALHTMPLSAGEGAPAQLLSNVASISRSEGAQNVTHYNVARTFDVQANVDGADLGSVGSAVSKIVEQMKPEMPRGTTVRIKGQVESMESSFRGLGYGLLFAVLLVYLLMVVNFQSWLDPLIILMALPGAIAGIAWILFLSNTTLSVPALMGSIMCVGVATANSILVVTFANDQRKIGFDANKAALAAGMTRLRPVLMTALAMIIGMLPMALGLEEGGEQNAPLGRAVIGGLLLATLTTLFFVPVMYSVLRRRTPAALDPLLENV; translated from the coding sequence ATGTCGATGCTCATCGTCATCCTCGGCGTGGTCACCATCGTGCGCATGCCGACCGATATCTTTCCGGATATCGACATTCCGGTGGTCTCGATCATCTGGCGTTACGGCGGGCTCGCACCGGAGGAGATGGAGAAGCGCATCGTCAGCAACTGCGAGCGCATCCTCACCACCACCGTCAACGACATCGAGCACATCGAGAGCCAGTCGCTGCACGGGGTGGCGGTCATCAAGGTGTTCTTCCAGCCGGGCGCGAATGTCGATGGCGCGACCGCGCAGACATCGGCGTCGGTGCAGACGATGATGGGCGGGTTGCCCCAAGGCACCACGCCCCCGCTCATCATCCGCTACAGCGCATCCAACGTGCCCATCCTTCAGGCGGCGATGGGGAGCGATTCGCTGAGCGAGCAACAGCTCTTCGACTACGGCGTGAACTTCGTGCGCGCGGACATGGCCACCGTGCAAGGCGTTCAGATCCCCTGGCCCTACGGCGGCAAGCAGCGCCAAATCATGATCGACATCGACCCCAAGCGCCTGTTCGCCTGGGGTCTATCGCCACGGGACGTGCAAGCCGCGCTGAGCCAGCAGAACCTGGTGGTGCCCGGCGGCACGGCCAAAATCGGCGCCGATGAGTACCCCGTCGCCATCAACACCAGCCCCGATGCGCTCGAGCAACTCGGCGCCTTGCCGGTGAAGACGGCCGCCAACGGGGCGACGGTCTACATCCGCGACGTGGCCAATGTCCGCGACGGAAACTCGCCGCAGACGAGCATGGTGCACGTGGAGGGAAAAAAGTCGGTGCTGATGAGCGTCCTCAAGGCGGGGAGCGCCAGCACGTTGGACGTGGTCGCGCGCATCCGGGAGATGCTTCCGACCACCTTGGCCAAGCTCCCCAAGGAGCTGAAGGTCTCGCTGCTCTTCGATCAGTCGGTGTTCGTGCGCTCGGCGGTGGGCGGGGTGGTGACGGAGGCGGGCATCGCCGCGGGGCTGACGGCCATCATGCTCCTGATCTTTTTGGGGAGCTGGCGCAGCACGATCATCGTGGTCATCTCCATCCCGCTGTCGATCCTGGTGTCCATCGTCATCCTGCGGTTCCTCGGTCAGACGCTCAACGTGATGACCTTGGGCGGTATGGCGCTGGCCGTCGGGATCTTGGTCGACGACGCCACGGTGGCCATCGAGAACGTGCACCGTCAGTTCGCGATGAAGAAGCCGCTCATCCAAGCCATCGTCGACGGCGCCTCGGAGATCGCGGTGCCGGCGTTCGTGTCGACCTTGTGCATCTGCATCGTGTTCGTGCCCGTGATGTTCATCACGGGGGCGGCCAAGTCGCTCTTCAGTCCCCTGGCGCTGGCCGTGGTGTTCGCGATGATGACGTCGTACTTCCTGTCGCGCACCCTGGTGCCCACCTTGATGATGATGCTGCTGGGGCGCGAGGCGCTCGAGCACACCGAGGGGCATGCGCACGGTCCGAAGAGCTTGGCGGCGCGCATGTTCGCGCGGTTCAACCAGGGCTTCGAGAAGCTGCGCAGCTTCTATGGCGGCTGGCTGGCGTGGGCGCTCGCCAACCGGCGCATGGCCATCGGTTCGTTCGGTGTGTTCGTGGTGATCTCGTGCGCGCTCTTTCCGCTGGTGGGGCGCGACTTCTTCCCCACGGTCGACGCGGGGCTCATCAAACTCCACGTGCGCGGGGTTCCGGGGACGCGGGTGGAGGAGACCGAGAAGGAGTTCATGCGGATCGAAGATGCGATCCGCGCCGTCATCCCCGCCCACGAGATCGATACGATGCTCGACAACATCGGGGTGCCCAACAGCGGCATCAACCTGTCGCTCAGCGAGGGCGCGCTGATTTCGCCGGCCGACGGGCAGATCTTCATCGCGTTGAAGAAGGAGCACGCGCCCACCGCCGACTATGTGCGGCGCATCCGAAGGAAGCTCCACGAGCAGTTCCCGAACACGACGTTCTTCTTCCTCGCGCCGGACATCTCGACCCAAGTGCTCAACTTCGGTCTCGCCGCCCCCATCGACGTGCAAGTGACGGGCGCGCCTGGAAACGAGGAGCAAACCTTCGGCGTTGCGCAAAAAATCGCCAATGAAATGGCGAAGATCCCGGGCGCAGCCGACATTCACTTCGCGCAGGTGACGCGGGCTCCTCAGCTTCGGGTCGATGTGGACCGGACGATGGCGGCCCAGCTCGGGATGACCGAGCGGGACGTGGCCGGCGATCTGCTCGTGTCGCTCTCCTCCAGCTCGCAAGTGTCGCCGAGCTTCTGGGTCGACAAGCGCGGCGTACAATACTCGATCGCCGTGCAAACCCCGCAGTACCAGCTCGATTCCATCGATGCGCTCCACACCATGCCGCTGTCGGCCGGTGAAGGCGCGCCCGCGCAGCTGCTCTCCAACGTCGCCTCCATTTCGCGCAGCGAAGGGGCGCAGAACGTCACGCACTACAACGTGGCGCGCACGTTCGATGTGCAGGCCAATGTGGACGGGGCGGATCTGGGCTCGGTGGGCAGCGCGGTCTCGAAGATCGTGGAGCAGATGAAGCCAGAGATGCCGCGCGGGACCACGGTGCGCATCAAGGGTCAGGTGGAGAGCATGGAGTCGTCGTTCCGCGGGCTCGGCTACGGGCTCTTGTTCGCGGTGCTCCTGGTCTACCTGCTGATGGTGGTCAACTTCCAGTCGTGGCTCGATCCGCTCATCATTCTGATGGCGCTCCCGGGTGCCATCGCCGGCATCGCGTGGATACTCTTTCTGTCGAACACGACGCTCAGCGTGCCGGCGCTCATGGGCTCGATCATGTGCGTGGGCGTGGCCACGGCCAACAGCATCCTGGTCGTGACCTTCGCCAACGATCAACGCAAGATTGGCTTCGACGCGAACAAGGCCGCGCTCGCCGCTGGAATGACGCGGCTTCGCCCGGTGTTGATGACGGCGCTCGCCATGATCATCGGGATGCTGCCGATGGCGCTCGGGCTGGAAGAGGGGGGAGAGCAAAATGCACCGCTCGGGCGCGCGGTCATCGGAGGGCTCCTGCTCGCGACCCTGACCACGCTCTTCTTCGTTCCGGTGATGTACAGCGTCCTGCGCCGACGCACGCCAGCTGCCCTCGATCCTCTCCTGGAGAACGTATGA
- a CDS encoding efflux RND transporter periplasmic adaptor subunit codes for MSTHDESPNPGEPLGFSLPQPAALSKTRAVSLAVGAAVLLSGAFVLGYLPKRHARAELEASTQTAAQAPTRLAVFTAKVSASDRAILLPGSAQPLEETTIYARANGYTRRWLVDIGDKVKEGQLLAEIDTPELDQELEQARAQLAQAKAAIAQSNANRDFSKSTFERYKQLTSAGLASQQDLEQRRAQSLVDEANVGVSQADVAAKEANIRRLTQLKSFARVIAPFEGTITQRTIERGALVTSGNATPLYKIAATDPMRVLIQVPQDVAPSVKVGAAVKVTVREYPQRVFEGTVARAAGALDSATRTMNTIVRIPNPNGELLAGMYAQVSLTLPTPHRVLEIPSTALINDAKGVRVAIIDGESKIRFVPIVIERDTGATIEISSGLEGSERIVKIATADLYEGKAVEVVP; via the coding sequence ATGAGTACGCACGACGAATCGCCCAACCCCGGCGAACCGCTAGGTTTCTCGCTCCCCCAGCCCGCCGCGCTCTCCAAGACCCGCGCCGTCTCCCTGGCCGTCGGCGCCGCGGTGCTCCTGAGCGGCGCCTTCGTGCTCGGCTACCTGCCGAAGCGGCACGCGCGCGCCGAGCTCGAGGCCAGCACGCAAACGGCCGCCCAGGCGCCGACCCGCCTCGCCGTCTTCACCGCCAAGGTCTCGGCGAGCGATCGCGCCATCTTGCTGCCGGGCAGCGCGCAGCCGCTGGAGGAGACGACCATTTACGCGCGCGCCAATGGCTACACGCGCCGCTGGCTGGTCGACATTGGCGACAAGGTGAAAGAGGGGCAGCTGCTCGCCGAGATCGATACACCGGAGCTCGATCAGGAGCTGGAGCAGGCGCGGGCGCAGCTGGCGCAAGCCAAGGCGGCCATCGCGCAGTCGAACGCGAACCGCGATTTTTCGAAGAGCACGTTCGAGCGTTACAAGCAGCTCACGTCGGCGGGGCTGGCGTCGCAGCAGGATCTCGAGCAGCGGCGGGCGCAGTCGCTCGTGGACGAAGCCAATGTCGGGGTTTCGCAGGCGGACGTGGCCGCAAAAGAGGCGAACATCCGGCGTCTGACGCAGCTCAAGTCGTTTGCGCGGGTGATCGCGCCGTTCGAGGGGACCATCACGCAAAGGACGATCGAGCGCGGCGCGCTGGTCACCTCGGGGAACGCCACGCCGCTTTACAAGATTGCCGCCACCGATCCGATGCGCGTCTTGATTCAGGTGCCGCAAGACGTGGCGCCGAGCGTGAAGGTGGGCGCCGCGGTGAAGGTCACGGTGCGCGAGTATCCTCAGCGGGTCTTCGAGGGGACGGTGGCGCGCGCGGCGGGGGCGCTCGATTCGGCGACGCGCACGATGAACACCATCGTGCGGATTCCCAATCCGAACGGGGAGCTGCTCGCGGGGATGTACGCGCAGGTGTCTCTCACCTTGCCCACGCCGCATCGGGTGCTCGAGATCCCCTCGACGGCCTTGATCAACGACGCCAAGGGCGTGCGCGTGGCCATCATCGACGGCGAGAGCAAGATCCGCTTCGTGCCCATCGTCATCGAGCGGGACACGGGCGCGACCATCGAGATATCGAGCGGTCTGGAGGGGAGCGAGCGCATCGTGAAGATCGCGACCGCCGATCTCTATGAGGGCAAGGCGGTGGAGGTAGTTCCGTAA
- a CDS encoding SAM-dependent methyltransferase codes for MREGRPSYTAAWVAAMRGLSRSPSDHHGGALDHVARDLVPQPYAWALDLADRFPGVWERIHHMADRASFYHFSHVGLRTRAIDEGVHEAIRRGARQLVLLGAGLDARAWRLSDLRDSVVFEVDHPSTQAYKRKKIGARPSLAREVRFVAVDFERDALDERLVGAGYDPGVLSVFVWEGVTMYLLPESVDYTLSQLSSLIAPGGSLLVTYGQRHHGRVGTRAVRWLVRRSGEPFRALYTKENMAGLLGRHGFDVVADEGLDDWVRRYFGAESGRGTVERLVRAVRV; via the coding sequence ATGCGAGAAGGACGACCGAGTTACACCGCTGCATGGGTGGCGGCCATGCGCGGGCTTTCGCGCTCCCCATCGGACCATCACGGCGGTGCGCTCGATCATGTTGCGCGCGATCTCGTTCCACAGCCCTATGCGTGGGCGCTCGATCTGGCGGATCGGTTTCCAGGCGTGTGGGAGCGGATCCACCACATGGCCGATCGCGCGAGCTTCTACCATTTCAGCCATGTGGGGCTGCGGACGCGCGCCATCGACGAAGGGGTGCACGAGGCGATTCGGAGAGGGGCGCGCCAGTTGGTGCTGCTGGGGGCGGGGCTCGATGCGCGGGCGTGGCGGCTTTCGGATCTACGGGACTCGGTGGTGTTCGAGGTGGATCATCCTTCTACGCAAGCGTACAAGCGCAAGAAGATTGGCGCTCGGCCGAGCCTCGCGCGCGAGGTGCGCTTCGTGGCCGTGGACTTCGAGCGGGATGCGCTGGATGAGCGGCTCGTGGGGGCGGGCTACGATCCGGGTGTGCTGTCGGTGTTCGTTTGGGAGGGGGTGACGATGTATCTGTTGCCCGAGTCGGTGGATTATACGCTTTCGCAGCTTTCGAGCTTGATTGCGCCGGGTGGGTCGCTACTCGTGACCTATGGGCAGCGCCATCATGGGCGTGTCGGGACACGGGCGGTGCGATGGTTGGTGCGGCGTTCGGGCGAGCCGTTTCGTGCGCTCTACACGAAAGAGAACATGGCGGGGTTGCTCGGCCGTCATGGGTTCGATGTCGTGGCCGATGAAGGGCTCGACGACTGGGTGCGGCGCTACTTCGGTGCGGAGTCGGGGCGAGGTACGGTCGAGCGGCTCGTGCGGGCGGTGCGGGTGTAG
- the purH gene encoding bifunctional phosphoribosylaminoimidazolecarboxamide formyltransferase/IMP cyclohydrolase, translated as MPVRTALLSVSDKTGLIPFARALAERGVTLLSSGGTARSLAEAGIAVETVENYTGSPEVMDGRVKTLHPRVHGGILARGDRDRADLERLGAREIDLVVVNLYPFERVAQSSTSSHEEIVENIDIGGPSMVRSAAKNHARVTVVCDPRDYDRVLDELAAHGEVSARARSELAAKAFAHTAAYDAAISGYLSSRREDGERDAFPRYLTLPFERAYALRYGENPHQKGAFYVERGAPAGSLAGAESLGAGGKELSFNNLVDVEAALDAVREFDAPAAVVVKHTNPCGVAEGASLVEAYREAREADALSAFGGIVALNRPVDPATAAVLAETFLECIVAPSFEPAALEVLRAKKNLRLLATGAWLGAEHEALQYKRVGGGLVVQARDPGVKGEVENGKVVTRRAPTAEELRSLAFGWRVCKHVKSNAIVLTQGARTVGVGAGQMSRVISVQIACEKAGDKARGSVLSSDAFFPFPDGVEAAAKAGITAIAQPGGSVKDPDVIAAADSLGLAMVFTGVRHFRH; from the coding sequence ATGCCCGTCCGAACCGCCCTTCTCTCCGTTTCCGATAAAACCGGCCTCATCCCGTTCGCGCGAGCCCTAGCGGAACGCGGGGTGACCCTGCTCTCGAGCGGAGGCACCGCCCGCTCGCTCGCAGAGGCGGGGATCGCCGTCGAAACCGTCGAAAACTACACGGGATCGCCCGAGGTGATGGATGGTCGCGTCAAGACCCTGCACCCCCGCGTGCACGGCGGCATCCTGGCGCGCGGCGACCGCGATCGCGCCGACCTGGAGCGCCTCGGGGCGCGCGAAATCGATCTGGTGGTGGTGAACCTCTACCCGTTCGAGCGGGTGGCCCAGTCGAGCACGTCGAGCCACGAGGAAATCGTGGAGAACATCGATATTGGCGGCCCTTCGATGGTGCGTTCGGCGGCCAAGAACCACGCGCGCGTCACCGTGGTATGCGATCCGCGGGACTACGATCGCGTGCTGGACGAGCTGGCGGCCCACGGCGAGGTGAGCGCCCGTGCGCGCTCCGAGCTGGCGGCCAAGGCGTTTGCCCACACGGCGGCCTACGACGCCGCCATCAGCGGCTATCTTTCGTCGCGGCGTGAGGACGGGGAGCGCGACGCGTTTCCGCGCTACCTCACCTTGCCGTTCGAGCGGGCATACGCACTCCGATACGGTGAAAATCCGCACCAAAAAGGCGCCTTTTATGTCGAGCGTGGCGCTCCGGCGGGTTCGTTGGCGGGCGCCGAGAGCCTCGGCGCGGGTGGAAAAGAGCTCAGCTTCAACAACCTGGTCGACGTCGAGGCGGCGCTCGATGCGGTGCGCGAGTTCGATGCACCTGCGGCCGTGGTCGTAAAGCACACGAATCCCTGCGGGGTGGCCGAGGGGGCGTCGTTGGTGGAGGCTTACCGCGAGGCCCGCGAGGCGGACGCGCTCAGCGCATTCGGCGGGATCGTGGCGCTCAATCGACCGGTGGATCCGGCTACGGCGGCGGTGTTGGCCGAGACGTTCCTCGAGTGCATCGTGGCCCCGTCGTTCGAGCCGGCGGCGCTGGAGGTGTTGCGCGCAAAGAAGAACCTCCGTCTTTTGGCCACGGGCGCGTGGTTGGGCGCCGAGCACGAGGCGCTTCAGTACAAGCGCGTGGGGGGTGGGTTGGTGGTGCAGGCGCGGGATCCGGGGGTGAAGGGCGAGGTCGAAAACGGCAAGGTCGTGACCCGCCGTGCGCCCACCGCCGAGGAGCTGCGCTCGCTCGCGTTTGGATGGCGGGTGTGCAAGCACGTGAAATCCAACGCGATCGTGCTGACGCAAGGGGCGCGCACGGTCGGCGTCGGCGCCGGGCAGATGTCGCGCGTGATTTCCGTGCAAATTGCATGTGAGAAAGCGGGCGACAAGGCGCGCGGGAGCGTGCTTTCGTCCGATGCGTTCTTCCCGTTCCCCGATGGGGTCGAAGCGGCGGCCAAAGCTGGAATTACCGCCATCGCGCAGCCGGGAGGTAGCGTCAAAGATCCGGATGTCATTGCCGCTGCCGATTCGCTCGGTCTCGCCATGGTCTTCACGGGCGTGCGGCACTTCCGTCACTGA
- a CDS encoding alpha/beta hydrolase — MRSHASLIATRDVSARGARVRLVEAGEGPALLLVHGCLSSRLVWEDVLPKLATHFRVIAPDLPGFGQSEKPPPARYAYGFNAFAESLVDVVAALGLGRISICGHGMGGSVALTLAARHAALVDKLVLVDPIVYPPRTDALSRLANMPIVGPFAFKQLCGRTVFRSYFKDRVYAPDSTIPWNRVDHHFDLFNAPAAREAALATLRALHDTRPLVALLPRVAAPTLLVWGRSDRTLPVAQGRRLARELRNARYEVFECGHSPPEEVPDAFAEIAASFLATQGGKAA, encoded by the coding sequence ATGCGATCCCATGCGTCGCTCATTGCAACGCGCGACGTGAGCGCACGCGGGGCGCGCGTCCGCCTCGTGGAGGCAGGCGAAGGGCCCGCGCTCCTTCTGGTGCATGGATGTTTGTCGAGTCGTCTCGTCTGGGAGGACGTGCTCCCGAAGTTGGCGACGCACTTTCGCGTGATCGCGCCCGATTTGCCAGGATTTGGCCAAAGTGAGAAACCGCCTCCGGCGCGTTACGCTTATGGATTCAACGCGTTCGCCGAGTCGCTGGTCGATGTGGTGGCCGCCCTCGGGCTAGGACGCATCTCCATTTGCGGCCATGGAATGGGCGGCTCGGTGGCCCTGACATTGGCCGCGCGCCACGCGGCGTTGGTCGACAAACTCGTCTTGGTCGATCCCATCGTCTACCCTCCCCGCACCGACGCGCTGTCGCGCCTGGCGAACATGCCCATCGTCGGGCCGTTTGCGTTCAAGCAGCTGTGCGGGCGCACCGTCTTTCGAAGCTATTTCAAAGATCGCGTGTACGCGCCCGACTCGACCATCCCGTGGAACCGGGTCGATCATCACTTCGACCTGTTCAACGCGCCGGCCGCGCGTGAAGCGGCGCTCGCTACCCTGCGCGCGCTCCACGATACGCGCCCGCTGGTGGCGCTTCTGCCCCGGGTGGCCGCCCCCACCTTGCTGGTGTGGGGCCGCTCGGATCGCACGCTCCCGGTGGCGCAAGGCCGGCGGCTCGCGCGCGAGCTTCGCAACGCGCGCTACGAAGTCTTCGAGTGCGGTCACTCGCCACCCGAAGAAGTGCCCGACGCCTTCGCGGAGATCGCCGCTTCGTTTCTTGCCACGCAGGGAGGCAAAGCGGCATAG
- a CDS encoding ABC transporter permease: MVGSAIVLGLAAFALFGPLLSGKDPYASDFVHGVLPDTGLPAPPSGAFVLGADRLFRDQFVRLAVGARLSLLIALSAAALANVLGAAVGILAGYYEGTDGVRLPWPFLTSLAFAFLLIVAQGHWLAPVATLVAGALVGVFAVKRKIAWLARGPQLNLDIALMRLVDVGLCFPFLLLVMAIGAALERTTAISVFVVLGLTGWLGAARIFRAKTLQVRHLEYVQASRALGQSTPWILIRHILPNLSGTFIVLSSSAVAQMILYESMLSYLGVGVAPPTPTWGHMLFQGQDIYAAAPWVVLAPAAAILAAVFGFNLLGEGLRDALDPRES; encoded by the coding sequence ATGGTCGGCTCCGCGATCGTCCTCGGCTTGGCGGCCTTCGCCTTATTTGGTCCCCTGCTATCGGGAAAAGACCCGTACGCGAGCGACTTCGTCCACGGCGTGTTGCCCGACACGGGCTTGCCGGCGCCCCCCAGCGGTGCGTTCGTTCTTGGCGCCGATCGCCTCTTTCGCGATCAGTTCGTACGCCTCGCCGTCGGCGCGCGCCTCTCGCTTCTGATCGCCCTTTCGGCCGCCGCCCTCGCGAACGTCCTCGGCGCCGCCGTCGGCATTTTGGCGGGCTACTACGAAGGCACCGACGGCGTTCGGCTCCCCTGGCCTTTTCTGACGTCGCTCGCCTTCGCGTTCCTGCTCATCGTCGCGCAGGGCCATTGGCTCGCGCCGGTCGCCACCTTGGTCGCCGGTGCCCTCGTCGGCGTCTTCGCCGTCAAACGGAAGATCGCCTGGCTCGCGCGCGGACCGCAGTTGAACCTCGACATCGCGCTGATGCGCCTCGTCGATGTGGGGCTCTGCTTTCCGTTTTTGCTCTTGGTCATGGCCATCGGCGCCGCGCTGGAGCGAACGACCGCCATTTCGGTCTTCGTGGTGCTGGGCCTCACCGGCTGGCTGGGCGCAGCCCGAATTTTTCGCGCCAAGACCTTGCAGGTGCGCCACTTGGAGTACGTGCAAGCCTCGCGGGCGCTCGGTCAGAGCACGCCCTGGATCCTCATCCGCCATATCCTCCCGAACCTCTCGGGCACGTTCATCGTGCTCTCGAGCAGCGCCGTCGCGCAGATGATCCTGTACGAGAGCATGCTCTCGTACCTGGGCGTGGGCGTAGCTCCACCCACCCCCACTTGGGGGCATATGCTATTTCAAGGACAGGACATTTACGCGGCGGCGCCGTGGGTCGTGCTGGCGCCGGCGGCGGCGATCCTCGCGGCCGTGTTCGGGTTCAACCTCCTCGGAGAAGGGCTGCGCGATGCGCTGGATCCGCGGGAAAGCTAA